A single window of Labeo rohita strain BAU-BD-2019 chromosome 4, IGBB_LRoh.1.0, whole genome shotgun sequence DNA harbors:
- the mest gene encoding mesoderm-specific transcript homolog protein isoform X2, with amino-acid sequence MSVNSTHFNPSAKTTDTHCDKPQESRMSHDSPPTGSECGSTRRASREWWLHVGLLCIPLLAVYLHIPPPQLSPALNTWRSSGHFFTFRGNNIFYKESVGVVGSSDVLLLLHGFPTSSYDWYKIWDSLTQRFNRVIALDFVGFGFSDKPRPHRYSIFEQASVVEALVAHLGLSEQRINILSHDYGDTVALELLYRSDHNRSGHIIINSLCLSNGGIFPETHYPRFVQKVLKDSGFISPVLTRLINYQLFSRGIRDVFGPYTQPTEAEFWDMWTGIRFNDGNLVMDSILQYINQRLKHRERWVGALTSTSTPLHMIYGPLDPVNPHPEFIQLYQKLVQRSTVSVLDEHVSHYPQLEDPTGFFNAYLSFINSF; translated from the exons ATGTCAGTCAACAGCACACATTTCAACCCCTCAGCAAAAACAACCGACACACACTGTGACAAACCACAGGAATCGAGAATGTCACACGACTCACCT CCGACTGGAAGTGAGTGCGGATCTACTCGTCGCGCAAGCAGGGAGTGGTGGCTTCACGTCGGTCTGTtgtgcattcctctgctcgCGGTGTATCTGCATATCCCTCCGCCGCAACTCTCACCTGCGCTCAACACCTGGCGATCTTCCGGTCACTTCTTCACATTCAGAGGCAATAACATCTTCTATAAAG AGTCAGTTGGTGTTGTAGGAAGCTCTGATGTCCTCTTGTTGCTTCATGGCTTTCCTACTTCTAGCTATGACTGGTATAAG ATTTGGGATTCTCTGACTCAGCGCTTTAATAGAGTCATCGCCCTTGACTTCGTTGGCTTTGGTTTTTCAGACAAACCG CGACCACACCGTTACTCCATCTTCGAGCAGGCCAGTGTGGTTGAGGCCCTGGTTGCTCATTTGGGTCTGTCTGAGCAGAGGATCAACATCCTGTCACATGACTATGGAGACACTGTAGCTCTCGAGTTACTGTATAG GAGTGACCATAACAGAAGCGGACATATTATAATAAACAGCCTCTGCCTTTCAAATGGag GAATATTCCCTGAGACTCATTATCCAAGATTCGTTCAGAAA GTATTGAAGGACTCTGGTTTTATTTCACCTGTACTTACACGTCTAATAAACTACCAGCTTTTCTCTAGAGG aataaGGGATGTGTTTGGACCGTACACCCAGCCAACAGAAGCCGAGTTCTGGGATATGTGGACAGGCATTCGCTTCAACGATGGAAATCTGGTCATGGACAG TATCCTGCAGTACATTAACCAGAGGCTGAAACACAGAGAGAGATGGGTCGGGGCTCTGACCTCCACTTCAACACCAT tGCACATGATTTATGGACCACTTGATCCAGTTAATCCACATCCTGAGTTTATCCAACTCTACCA GAAACTAGTGCAGAGATCCACAGTATCAGTTCTAGATGAGCATGTGAGTCATTATCCACAGCTGGAGGATCCCACAGGCTTCTTTAACGCATACCTCAGCTTTATCAACTCATTCTGA
- the mest gene encoding mesoderm-specific transcript homolog protein isoform X1, which yields MSVNSTHFNPSAKTTDTHCDKPQESRMSHDSPQPTGSECGSTRRASREWWLHVGLLCIPLLAVYLHIPPPQLSPALNTWRSSGHFFTFRGNNIFYKESVGVVGSSDVLLLLHGFPTSSYDWYKIWDSLTQRFNRVIALDFVGFGFSDKPRPHRYSIFEQASVVEALVAHLGLSEQRINILSHDYGDTVALELLYRSDHNRSGHIIINSLCLSNGGIFPETHYPRFVQKVLKDSGFISPVLTRLINYQLFSRGIRDVFGPYTQPTEAEFWDMWTGIRFNDGNLVMDSILQYINQRLKHRERWVGALTSTSTPLHMIYGPLDPVNPHPEFIQLYQKLVQRSTVSVLDEHVSHYPQLEDPTGFFNAYLSFINSF from the exons ATGTCAGTCAACAGCACACATTTCAACCCCTCAGCAAAAACAACCGACACACACTGTGACAAACCACAGGAATCGAGAATGTCACACGACTCACCT CAGCCGACTGGAAGTGAGTGCGGATCTACTCGTCGCGCAAGCAGGGAGTGGTGGCTTCACGTCGGTCTGTtgtgcattcctctgctcgCGGTGTATCTGCATATCCCTCCGCCGCAACTCTCACCTGCGCTCAACACCTGGCGATCTTCCGGTCACTTCTTCACATTCAGAGGCAATAACATCTTCTATAAAG AGTCAGTTGGTGTTGTAGGAAGCTCTGATGTCCTCTTGTTGCTTCATGGCTTTCCTACTTCTAGCTATGACTGGTATAAG ATTTGGGATTCTCTGACTCAGCGCTTTAATAGAGTCATCGCCCTTGACTTCGTTGGCTTTGGTTTTTCAGACAAACCG CGACCACACCGTTACTCCATCTTCGAGCAGGCCAGTGTGGTTGAGGCCCTGGTTGCTCATTTGGGTCTGTCTGAGCAGAGGATCAACATCCTGTCACATGACTATGGAGACACTGTAGCTCTCGAGTTACTGTATAG GAGTGACCATAACAGAAGCGGACATATTATAATAAACAGCCTCTGCCTTTCAAATGGag GAATATTCCCTGAGACTCATTATCCAAGATTCGTTCAGAAA GTATTGAAGGACTCTGGTTTTATTTCACCTGTACTTACACGTCTAATAAACTACCAGCTTTTCTCTAGAGG aataaGGGATGTGTTTGGACCGTACACCCAGCCAACAGAAGCCGAGTTCTGGGATATGTGGACAGGCATTCGCTTCAACGATGGAAATCTGGTCATGGACAG TATCCTGCAGTACATTAACCAGAGGCTGAAACACAGAGAGAGATGGGTCGGGGCTCTGACCTCCACTTCAACACCAT tGCACATGATTTATGGACCACTTGATCCAGTTAATCCACATCCTGAGTTTATCCAACTCTACCA GAAACTAGTGCAGAGATCCACAGTATCAGTTCTAGATGAGCATGTGAGTCATTATCCACAGCTGGAGGATCCCACAGGCTTCTTTAACGCATACCTCAGCTTTATCAACTCATTCTGA